From one Halosimplex rubrum genomic stretch:
- the gatB gene encoding Asp-tRNA(Asn)/Glu-tRNA(Gln) amidotransferase subunit GatB — MTAQAVESEDLATVIGLEVHVQLETDTKIFCGCSTDVGDDEPNTHTCPVCLGLPGALPVVNEGAVEAAVKVGKAIDADIPEATTFHRKNYYYPDLPKNFQITQYDAPICQDGELEFSVEGERRSVSVRRAHLEEDPGSLQHKGGSIDTADYTLVDYNRAGTPLMEIVTRPDFRSPGEVRSFLAKLTEVLEYLGIFDATRDGSLRVDANLSIVDMSDVDADEIDASVLDEADPNRTEVKNISSHKGAEKALAYEETRQKNAIQRGRVVEQETRHWDESKGVTLSMRSKEEEKDYRYFREADLPPLKVSDWKERLEIPELPDARRERFKSEYGLGEEAADKLTSTKEVADFFEDVAERFDPDLAATWVADELLGELNYRDMAITDVSDRFDEIERLVELVATDEITTKNARETVLRDMLDDGDAPGEIVEREDLGKTSGDEVQGAVEEAIDENPDAVADYRDGDDGAINFLVGQVMGKTGGSADPGDVNQLLREELDG, encoded by the coding sequence ATGACCGCACAAGCCGTCGAGTCGGAGGATCTGGCGACCGTCATCGGGCTGGAGGTCCACGTCCAGCTGGAGACGGACACCAAGATATTCTGCGGCTGTTCGACCGACGTGGGCGACGACGAGCCCAACACCCACACCTGCCCGGTGTGTCTGGGCCTGCCCGGTGCGCTCCCGGTCGTCAACGAGGGCGCCGTCGAGGCCGCCGTCAAGGTCGGCAAGGCCATCGACGCCGACATCCCCGAGGCGACGACCTTCCACCGGAAGAACTACTACTACCCCGACCTCCCGAAGAACTTCCAGATCACCCAGTACGACGCGCCGATCTGCCAGGACGGCGAACTCGAGTTCTCCGTCGAGGGCGAACGGCGCTCCGTGTCCGTTCGTCGCGCCCACCTGGAGGAGGACCCGGGGAGCCTCCAGCACAAGGGCGGCTCGATCGATACGGCGGACTACACGCTCGTCGATTACAACCGCGCGGGCACGCCCCTGATGGAGATCGTCACCCGACCGGACTTCCGGTCGCCCGGCGAGGTGCGTTCTTTTCTGGCCAAGCTGACGGAGGTCCTCGAATACCTCGGCATCTTCGACGCCACCCGCGACGGGTCTCTCAGGGTCGACGCCAACCTCTCCATCGTCGACATGAGCGACGTGGACGCCGACGAGATAGACGCGTCGGTCCTCGACGAGGCCGACCCGAACCGCACGGAGGTCAAGAACATCTCCAGCCACAAGGGCGCGGAGAAGGCCCTGGCCTACGAGGAGACGCGCCAGAAAAACGCCATCCAGCGCGGCCGCGTCGTCGAGCAGGAGACCCGCCACTGGGACGAGTCCAAGGGCGTCACCCTCTCGATGCGCTCGAAGGAGGAGGAGAAGGATTATCGGTACTTCCGCGAGGCGGACCTCCCGCCGCTGAAAGTGAGCGACTGGAAGGAACGGCTGGAGATCCCCGAGCTGCCGGACGCCCGCCGCGAGCGCTTCAAGTCGGAGTACGGGCTCGGCGAGGAGGCCGCCGACAAGCTGACGAGCACGAAGGAGGTCGCCGACTTCTTCGAGGACGTGGCCGAGCGGTTCGACCCGGACCTGGCCGCGACGTGGGTCGCCGACGAGCTGCTGGGCGAGCTGAACTACCGCGACATGGCGATCACCGACGTGTCCGACCGGTTCGACGAGATCGAGCGCCTCGTCGAACTCGTCGCCACCGACGAGATCACGACGAAAAACGCCCGCGAGACCGTCCTCCGCGACATGCTCGACGACGGCGACGCGCCCGGCGAGATCGTCGAGCGCGAGGACCTGGGCAAGACCAGCGGCGACGAGGTCCAGGGGGCCGTCGAGGAAGCCATCGACGAGAACCCCGACGCCGTCGCCGACTACCGCGACGGCGACGACGGCGCCATCAACTTCCTCGTCGGGCAGGTCATGGGCAAGACCGGCGGGAGCGCCGACCCCGGCGACGTGAACCAGTTGCTCCGCGAGGAACTGGACGGGTAG
- a CDS encoding DUF7518 family protein: protein MCGNRVEELESRVKELEASVEGLTDELVECKVRLRELENAVDEDIGFTPDEAVESSESPDEVEADRTKTEATEEDDSTESGPGDIIIA, encoded by the coding sequence ATGTGCGGTAACCGAGTCGAGGAGCTCGAATCACGCGTCAAGGAACTCGAGGCGTCCGTCGAGGGGCTGACGGACGAACTCGTCGAGTGCAAGGTCCGCCTCCGCGAGCTGGAGAACGCGGTCGACGAGGACATCGGGTTCACCCCCGACGAGGCCGTCGAATCGTCGGAATCTCCAGACGAAGTCGAGGCCGATAGGACTAAAACCGAGGCTACCGAGGAAGACGATAGCACGGAGAGCGGTCCCGGCGACATCATCATCGCCTAG
- the smc gene encoding chromosome segregation protein SMC → MHIKELVLDNFKSFGRKTRIPFYEDFTTVSGPNGSGKSNIIDAVLFALGLARTSGIRAEKLTDLIYNPGHADDDADTGGEREASVEVILDNEDGTLSRSQVVTAAGTENVGDVDEISIRRRVKETDDNYYSYYYINGRSVNLSDIRDLLAQAGVTPEGYNVVMQGDVTEIINMTPGARREIIDEIAGVAEFDQKKESAFEELEVVEERIEEAELRIEEKETRLDQLSEERETALEYQDLRDEKGEYESYRKAAELEDKREELAAATDAVEDLQAELEDLQLELDERQGRVVRLDEELDELNAEIERKGEDEQLAIKREMEEVKGDISRLEDKIESAEETIEDAENERRQAFVEIDRKQETIDDLESDIRESKVSKSSLKADVQEKESELEDVQARIDEVGEEFEEVKDELEDKRERLEALKSEKNDLQREQDRLLDEARRRSNEQRETESEIEELEERIPEIEAEIDDLESELDKAKKNQSTIAEVVSDLKDERRELQDDLDDIEDELTAKQQEYAELEAKAGQDGDSSYGRAVTTILNGGIDGVHGTVGQLGGVDPEYAVACETAAGGRLAHVVVDDDGVGQRCIDYLKSRGAGRATFLPITQMQNRSLPSLPSHDGVVDFAANLVDFDRDYAGVFSYVLGDTLVVDDMETARDLMGDFRMVTLEGDLVEKSGAMTGGSSKGTRYSFSGGQGQLERIAANINDLEDERQSVREDLRDVEDRLDDARDKESEAAEQVRDIETDIERRETEREETREKIADLEDRLEEIEGERDEVSEDMDAIEADIEAKTAEIDELEAEIDELEAEVEDSELPDLTSRADDINDEIDDLVAQIDDLDGELNELQLEKEYAEDAIDDLQEKIESAQNRKATHQEHIEGFESEIAEKEETLEEKEAAVAELESELADLKDEREDLKEDLKAARAERDEKKEAVGAVESDLDERRDEAERLEWEVDELEAAVGDYDPEEIPDHDEVESEIARLEGEMEALEPVNMLAIEEYDRVEDELDDLRDKKGTLVEEAEGIRDRIDRYEQNKRETFMESYDAIDEQFRDIFERLSNGSGHLHLENEDDPFEGGLTMKAQPADKPIQRLNAMSGGEKSLTALAFIFAIQRHNPAPFYALDEVDAFLDAKNADLVGEMVDELAGKAQFVVVSHRSAMLERSERAIGVTMQGDNISAVTGIDLSSEGVPADD, encoded by the coding sequence ATGCACATCAAAGAGCTCGTCCTTGACAACTTCAAGAGTTTCGGCCGGAAGACTCGCATCCCCTTCTACGAGGATTTCACTACTGTCAGCGGCCCCAACGGCTCCGGTAAGTCCAACATAATCGACGCCGTCCTCTTCGCGCTGGGGCTGGCGCGGACATCCGGCATCCGCGCCGAGAAGCTCACCGACCTGATCTACAACCCCGGCCACGCCGACGACGACGCCGACACCGGCGGCGAACGTGAGGCAAGCGTCGAGGTCATCCTCGACAACGAAGACGGCACGCTCTCGCGGTCGCAGGTCGTCACCGCCGCCGGCACCGAGAACGTCGGCGACGTGGACGAGATCTCGATCCGCCGCCGCGTCAAGGAGACCGACGACAACTACTACTCGTACTACTACATCAACGGCCGCTCGGTCAACCTCTCGGACATCCGCGATCTCCTCGCGCAGGCCGGCGTCACCCCCGAGGGCTACAACGTCGTCATGCAGGGCGACGTGACCGAGATCATCAACATGACCCCCGGCGCCCGCCGGGAGATCATCGACGAGATCGCCGGCGTCGCCGAGTTCGACCAGAAGAAAGAATCGGCCTTCGAGGAACTCGAAGTCGTCGAGGAACGCATCGAGGAGGCCGAGCTCCGCATCGAGGAGAAGGAGACCCGCCTCGACCAGCTCTCCGAGGAACGCGAGACCGCTCTGGAGTACCAGGACCTGCGCGACGAGAAAGGCGAGTACGAGAGCTACCGCAAGGCCGCCGAGCTGGAGGACAAGCGCGAGGAGCTCGCCGCGGCGACCGACGCCGTCGAGGACCTGCAAGCGGAACTCGAGGACCTCCAGCTCGAACTCGACGAGCGTCAGGGCCGCGTCGTGCGGCTGGACGAGGAGCTCGACGAACTCAACGCCGAGATCGAGCGCAAGGGCGAGGACGAGCAGCTCGCCATCAAACGGGAGATGGAGGAGGTCAAAGGCGACATCTCCCGGCTGGAGGACAAGATCGAGTCGGCCGAGGAGACCATCGAGGACGCCGAGAACGAGCGCCGCCAGGCGTTCGTCGAGATCGACCGCAAACAGGAGACCATCGACGACCTCGAATCGGACATCCGCGAGAGCAAAGTCTCGAAATCATCGCTGAAGGCCGACGTACAGGAGAAGGAGTCCGAACTCGAGGACGTGCAGGCCCGGATCGACGAGGTCGGCGAGGAGTTCGAGGAGGTCAAAGACGAACTGGAGGACAAACGCGAGCGGCTGGAGGCGCTGAAATCCGAGAAGAACGACCTCCAGCGCGAGCAGGACCGCCTGCTCGACGAGGCCCGCCGGCGGTCGAACGAGCAACGGGAGACCGAGTCCGAGATCGAAGAGCTAGAGGAGCGGATCCCCGAGATCGAAGCGGAGATCGACGACCTCGAGAGCGAACTGGACAAGGCGAAGAAGAACCAGTCGACCATCGCCGAGGTGGTCTCGGACCTCAAAGACGAGCGCCGCGAGTTGCAGGACGACCTCGACGATATCGAGGACGAACTCACGGCCAAACAGCAGGAGTACGCCGAACTCGAAGCGAAGGCCGGCCAGGACGGCGACTCCTCGTACGGGCGCGCGGTGACGACGATCCTCAACGGTGGCATCGATGGCGTCCACGGGACGGTCGGCCAGCTCGGCGGCGTCGACCCGGAGTACGCTGTGGCCTGCGAGACCGCCGCCGGCGGCCGCCTGGCCCACGTCGTCGTCGACGACGACGGGGTCGGCCAGCGGTGTATCGACTACCTCAAGTCGAGAGGTGCGGGCCGGGCGACGTTCCTGCCGATCACGCAGATGCAGAACCGCTCGCTCCCGAGCCTGCCGAGCCACGACGGCGTCGTCGACTTCGCGGCCAACCTCGTCGACTTCGACCGCGACTACGCGGGCGTGTTCTCCTACGTGCTGGGCGACACCCTCGTCGTCGACGACATGGAGACCGCACGGGACCTGATGGGCGACTTCCGGATGGTCACCCTGGAGGGCGACCTCGTCGAGAAGTCGGGCGCCATGACCGGCGGTTCCTCGAAGGGCACCCGCTACTCCTTCTCGGGCGGCCAGGGCCAGCTCGAACGGATCGCCGCGAACATCAACGACCTCGAAGACGAACGCCAGTCCGTCCGCGAGGACCTGCGGGACGTGGAGGACCGACTCGACGACGCCCGCGACAAGGAGAGCGAGGCCGCCGAGCAGGTTCGCGATATCGAGACCGACATCGAACGGCGCGAGACCGAGCGCGAGGAGACTCGCGAGAAGATCGCCGACCTCGAAGACCGCCTCGAGGAGATCGAGGGCGAACGCGACGAGGTCTCCGAGGACATGGACGCCATCGAGGCCGACATCGAGGCCAAGACCGCCGAGATCGACGAGCTCGAGGCCGAGATCGACGAGCTCGAGGCGGAGGTCGAGGACTCCGAGCTGCCGGACCTGACGAGTCGGGCAGACGACATAAACGACGAGATCGACGACCTGGTGGCCCAGATCGACGATCTGGACGGCGAACTCAACGAGCTGCAGCTGGAGAAGGAGTACGCCGAGGACGCCATCGACGACCTCCAGGAGAAAATCGAGAGCGCGCAGAACCGCAAGGCGACACACCAGGAGCACATCGAGGGCTTCGAGAGCGAGATCGCCGAGAAGGAGGAGACTCTCGAGGAGAAGGAAGCGGCGGTCGCCGAACTCGAATCGGAGCTGGCCGACCTCAAGGACGAGCGCGAGGACCTCAAGGAGGACCTCAAGGCGGCCCGCGCCGAGCGCGACGAGAAGAAGGAGGCGGTCGGTGCGGTCGAGAGCGACCTCGACGAACGGCGCGACGAGGCCGAGCGTCTGGAGTGGGAGGTCGACGAACTCGAAGCGGCGGTGGGCGACTACGACCCCGAGGAGATCCCCGACCACGACGAGGTCGAGTCGGAGATCGCCCGCCTCGAAGGCGAGATGGAGGCGCTCGAACCGGTGAACATGCTCGCGATCGAGGAGTACGACCGCGTCGAGGACGAACTCGACGACCTGCGGGACAAGAAGGGGACGCTCGTCGAGGAGGCCGAGGGCATCCGCGACCGGATCGACCGCTACGAGCAGAACAAGAGGGAGACGTTCATGGAGTCCTACGACGCCATCGACGAGCAGTTCCGCGACATCTTCGAGCGCCTCTCCAACGGTAGCGGCCACCTCCACCTGGAGAACGAGGACGACCCCTTCGAGGGCGGCCTGACGATGAAGGCCCAGCCGGCCGACAAGCCGATCCAGCGGCTCAACGCCATGTCCGGCGGGGAGAAGTCCCTGACCGCCCTGGCGTTTATCTTCGCCATCCAGCGCCACAACCCCGCGCCGTT